The genomic region CACGAGGATGATCTCAAGAAACAGATGAAAGTTGGGTCAGCGGAGCACGACGATGAGTGAGGCAACTACGCAGTATCGATGGCGGCGTCCCCACTTTATAGAAAATCCCTGGGTGCGTTACACCGTCCTGCTGGTGACGGTGCTGTACCTGATCTTTGCGCTTCAGATGGTGCAGGTCAGCTGGCAGCGTGTCCTGGACGGGATACCCCGGGCGTGGAACATGCTTCGCATGGCGTTCCCTCCCGATTACGGTTCGCGGGGCCGCCTGATCGTACGGGGATTCATAGAGAGTTTCCAAATGACCGTGATAGCCACGGCGGGCGGGGTGCTCTTGAGTATTCCTATCGGGTTTATGGCGGCCAAGAACATAGCACCCCTGCCGGTTTATGTGGTGGGGCGGCTCATTGTTGTGGTAAGCCGCAGTTTGCATCCTGTGGTCATGGGTGTTCTCTTTGTGGCGGCCGTGGGCTTTGGTGCGTTTGCGGGAATCCTTACGCTGATTATGTTCACCATCGGGTTTGTGGGAAAACTTCTGGCCGAGGCGATCGAGGAGATCAAGTTTGGCCAGGTTGAGGGGGTTCGATCCACCGGGGCAGGCTTTCTTTCCGTTCTGGTTTATGCAGTTTTTCCCCAGGTTCTCCCCCGGCTTGTGGGGCTTTCCATGTACCAGCTGGATATTAACTTGCGTGCCTCGGCCATCGTGGGGCTTGTTGGAGCAGGAGGAATCGGGGGAACGCTGAACACTGCCTTTGGCCGCTATGATTACGCTACGGCTTTCGCGATTCTTCTTGTCATGGTGGCTCTCATCCTGGTCACGGAGGGAATCAGCGGTTATCTACGGAGGCTGACAAAATGAGTACAGGCAACAACGGTTCCACGCTTTCACAGATGTCCCGGCCCGAATACTACCAGTGGTTTCGCTTTACCCGGTTGCAGAGAATTGTTCGAAGTATCAGCTACATCCTGGTGGTGGCGCTCATGTATTGGGCCCTCTCCACGGTGAACATCTTCTGGCCCTGGGTCTGGTCGGCGCCTGCCCAGATCGGCGATATGATGTTTCGAATGTTCCCGCCCTCGCTGGTGCAGCTCAACCCGATCCTGTACGCCCTGGTGGAGTCCATTAATATTGCGTTACTGGGCACGATCATCGCAATCATCCTTGCCCTCCCTGTGGCGTACTTTGGGGCCCAGACGGTGACCCCCAACAGGGTGACGCTCTGGCTTGCGCGGTTGATCATTGTGGGAACCCGCTCGGTCGATACCCTGGTCTGGGCACTGATCTTTGTGGCGGTCTTCGGTCCGGGTTCTTTTGCGGGAATCATGGCCGTGGCGTTTCACTCGGTCGGGTTCTTGAGCAAGCTCATCGCCGAGGCAATCGAGGAGATCGACTGGGGGCCCATCGAGGCACTTGAGTCGGTTGGGGCGTCCCGGGCTCACGTGATCGCCTACGGGATTGTTCCCCAGGTTATTCCCAGTTTTTGTGCGATCTCGATCCTGCGGTGGGATATTAATATCCGGGAATCCACCGTTCTTGGTCTGGTTGGGGCCGGAGGTATCGGGCTTATCTTTCAGGGTGCGATCGATCTCTTTCAGTGGAACACGGTCTCCATGGTGTTGATCGTGATCGTTATGGTGGTCTTTGCCGGTGAGGTGATTACCAGCATGGTTCGGCGCAAGCTGATCTAGGAAGGGTGATCAAGGCGGTGCAGGGGGTTTCCCGGAGCTGGGTCAGCTCTGGAGGAAATCCCTGGCTGTGATGATCAAGAGACCAAATAAAAACCCCGGCGGGATATCCCGCCGGGGTTTTTTATTGTTGCAGTGAGTATGGATCCGGGAGGATTGCCCTGGGGCAACCCGCCGGATCACACCATCAGGCGTCGGAGAGTTTCTTCAGATCCTCAAAGCGACGCTTGTTGTCTTTCTTGGCCAGCTCGTGCAGGCGGGCAGCCTCTTCAGGCTGGGAAAGTTCCAGAGCCCGGTAGCGGATCTCCGCACCGGTGTAGACGTTGAAGTCCACCGTGGTCTCGGGAGTCTCCCACTGGAAAGGGGCCTTTCCGGCAAGCTCGTTGGCGGGGTTGAAGCGATAGATTGGCCAGTAACCCGACTCGGCAGCGTTTTTGGACTGCTTCACGGAGTTTTTCATGTCGTAGCCGTGGGCG from Alkalispirochaeta americana harbors:
- the phnE gene encoding phosphonate ABC transporter, permease protein PhnE; protein product: MSEATTQYRWRRPHFIENPWVRYTVLLVTVLYLIFALQMVQVSWQRVLDGIPRAWNMLRMAFPPDYGSRGRLIVRGFIESFQMTVIATAGGVLLSIPIGFMAAKNIAPLPVYVVGRLIVVVSRSLHPVVMGVLFVAAVGFGAFAGILTLIMFTIGFVGKLLAEAIEEIKFGQVEGVRSTGAGFLSVLVYAVFPQVLPRLVGLSMYQLDINLRASAIVGLVGAGGIGGTLNTAFGRYDYATAFAILLVMVALILVTEGISGYLRRLTK
- the phnE gene encoding phosphonate ABC transporter, permease protein PhnE, which gives rise to MSTGNNGSTLSQMSRPEYYQWFRFTRLQRIVRSISYILVVALMYWALSTVNIFWPWVWSAPAQIGDMMFRMFPPSLVQLNPILYALVESINIALLGTIIAIILALPVAYFGAQTVTPNRVTLWLARLIIVGTRSVDTLVWALIFVAVFGPGSFAGIMAVAFHSVGFLSKLIAEAIEEIDWGPIEALESVGASRAHVIAYGIVPQVIPSFCAISILRWDINIRESTVLGLVGAGGIGLIFQGAIDLFQWNTVSMVLIVIVMVVFAGEVITSMVRRKLI